The Nitratidesulfovibrio sp. genome has a window encoding:
- a CDS encoding VOC family protein, whose product MPRYTGFNHLAMVTGDMESTVRFWRDLLGMRIVAGLGHPGYRQYFFEVSSVDMIAFFEWDGVTPVEEKDHGAPVRGGVVFDHISVGVAADDDLWELKDRLEAAGFWCSELVDHGFIHSLYSFDPNGLAIEFSAPVPGVDVRAAPRMTDTQPVPAAQEGPEPVPGHWPPVAAPTPLADRRVYPGEGDDFLRAKRNAWDTLKRNPA is encoded by the coding sequence ATGCCCCGCTACACCGGCTTCAACCATCTGGCCATGGTCACCGGCGACATGGAGTCCACCGTGCGCTTCTGGCGCGACCTGCTCGGCATGCGCATCGTGGCCGGGCTGGGCCACCCAGGCTACCGCCAGTATTTCTTCGAGGTGTCGTCCGTGGACATGATCGCCTTCTTCGAATGGGACGGCGTGACCCCGGTGGAGGAAAAGGACCACGGCGCGCCCGTGCGCGGGGGCGTGGTGTTCGACCACATCTCCGTGGGCGTGGCAGCGGACGACGACCTGTGGGAGCTCAAGGACAGGCTGGAGGCCGCCGGATTCTGGTGCTCCGAACTGGTGGACCACGGCTTCATCCATTCGCTGTACAGTTTCGACCCCAACGGGCTGGCCATCGAATTTTCCGCGCCGGTGCCCGGCGTGGACGTACGGGCAGCCCCGCGCATGACCGATACCCAGCCCGTGCCCGCCGCGCAGGAAGGGCCGGAACCCGTTCCCGGCCACTGGCCGCCGGTTGCCGCGCCCACGCCACTGGCCGATCGTCGGGTGTACCCCGGTGAAGGCGACGACTTCCTGCGGGCCAAGCGCAACGCCTGGGACACCCTGAAGCGCAACCCGGCATGA
- a CDS encoding redoxin domain-containing protein codes for MPRNTAHSTVRVPACAGRTHPCRVIPLRLPARLLAVAILALALLAGLTAAVPSQAVGLQDLIYPEGPRKPMDSVLKVAVGDPAPDFVLPALPGAYTQEGGTGKIRLSDFRGKRAVVISFVPAAFTPICSGQWPGYNIARDEFERRGAVLLGITTDNLPSLYAWTREMGERLPGTGSGNDEGHGAGQSSPPPGKGRTTAPQPGGTGGPPNGPVDTVGTDGTATGVWFPVLSDFWPHGAVAASYGVLRGDGMAERALVIIDRQGIIRHIHVSDVNKRPPLDIILRALDALPAP; via the coding sequence ATGCCGCGCAATACCGCACATTCCACGGTCAGGGTGCCCGCTTGCGCCGGACGGACGCATCCCTGCCGCGTCATTCCGCTCCGGCTGCCCGCCCGCCTGCTGGCGGTGGCCATCCTGGCGCTGGCCCTTCTGGCGGGCCTGACCGCCGCCGTGCCGTCGCAAGCCGTCGGGCTGCAAGACCTGATCTACCCGGAAGGGCCCCGCAAGCCGATGGACAGCGTGCTCAAAGTGGCCGTGGGCGACCCCGCCCCGGACTTCGTCCTGCCCGCCCTTCCCGGCGCGTACACCCAGGAAGGCGGCACCGGCAAAATCCGGCTGTCCGACTTTCGGGGCAAACGCGCCGTGGTCATCTCGTTCGTGCCCGCCGCGTTCACCCCGATCTGTTCCGGTCAATGGCCGGGCTACAACATCGCCCGCGACGAATTCGAGCGGCGCGGCGCGGTACTGCTGGGCATCACCACCGACAACCTGCCCTCGCTGTACGCCTGGACCCGCGAAATGGGCGAACGCCTTCCCGGAACCGGCAGCGGAAACGACGAGGGGCACGGCGCGGGCCAGTCCTCGCCCCCGCCCGGCAAGGGACGGACAACCGCACCCCAGCCCGGCGGAACTGGCGGCCCCCCGAACGGCCCGGTCGATACGGTCGGTACGGACGGCACGGCCACCGGGGTGTGGTTTCCGGTGTTGTCCGACTTCTGGCCGCACGGCGCGGTTGCCGCGTCCTACGGCGTGCTGCGCGGCGACGGCATGGCGGAACGCGCCCTCGTCATCATCGACAGGCAGGGCATCATCCGGCACATCCATGTTTCCGACGTGAACAAGCGCCCCCCGCTGGACATCATCCTGCGGGCGCTGGACGCCCTGCCCGCGCCCTAG
- a CDS encoding TlpA disulfide reductase family protein — protein sequence MPSHPAPTTLTSQTDPTDLRAQHPTTAAPLTLLRSLLLAVLLALLPACATPTLAEPVAASAPFPDIPLENAATPAQLTALGLSGEGPWKLSDIRPALSRTSDMAPLVLIEIFSMYCPHCQREAPHMNRLAELLAASPLKDRITVIGVGAGNTRTEVDLFRERYGVTIPLFADADLTVHEQVGEPGTPHFFLVSLKNRTAPTTLFSRTGRMASPQAFLDELSAIARRNN from the coding sequence ATGCCCTCGCACCCCGCCCCGACCACCCTGACCTCCCAGACCGACCCGACCGACCTGCGCGCGCAGCACCCCACCACGGCGGCACCCCTGACGCTGTTGCGTTCCCTGCTGCTGGCCGTCCTGCTGGCTCTGCTGCCCGCCTGCGCCACGCCCACCCTGGCGGAGCCGGTTGCGGCCAGTGCCCCCTTTCCGGACATCCCCCTGGAGAACGCCGCCACGCCCGCCCAACTGACCGCACTGGGCCTTTCGGGCGAAGGGCCGTGGAAGCTTTCGGACATCCGCCCCGCCTTGTCCAGGACATCGGACATGGCGCCGCTGGTACTCATCGAAATCTTCAGCATGTACTGCCCGCACTGCCAGCGCGAGGCACCGCACATGAACCGCCTTGCCGAACTGCTGGCAGCCTCGCCCCTGAAGGACCGCATCACGGTCATCGGGGTGGGCGCGGGCAACACCCGCACGGAAGTGGACCTGTTCCGCGAACGCTACGGGGTGACCATCCCCCTGTTTGCCGACGCGGACCTGACCGTGCACGAACAGGTGGGCGAGCCCGGCACGCCGCACTTCTTCCTGGTTTCGCTGAAGAACCGCACGGCACCGACCACGCTGTTCTCGCGCACAGGCCGCATGGCCTCGCCGCAGGCCTTTCTGGACGAACTTTCCGCCATCGCCCGACGGAACAACTGA
- a CDS encoding DMT family transporter, with amino-acid sequence MTTPHGGTPDTMADDMAGDAAGVSTAPPTGVRGGSRAAGPFGDGTPASPAPIPPPAAKPRTDQRKAYLYGIATVAIWSTVATAFKLALRQLDPLQLLLVSTAVSLLVLAAILLVRHGFGGLVRELAGVPRRELLRAGLLGVLNPFVYYIVLFKAYALLPAQVAQPVNYTWAITLTLLSVPLLGHQVTRRELLAVAVSYAGVVVIATRGDVAALAGGNVTGVALALVSTVIWALYWIGNARSPLEPVLGLFCNFAVGLPLVLAATCIFSTLPLRADLLPGLAAAAYVGAFEMGIAFVFWLKAMRLTESAARIGNLIFFSPFLSLVFIALLLGERILPTTLAGLVLIVAGNLLQRRG; translated from the coding sequence ATGACCACTCCCCACGGCGGTACGCCCGACACTATGGCTGACGACATGGCTGGCGATGCTGCTGGCGTTTCGACGGCCCCCCCGACCGGTGTCCGGGGCGGCAGCAGGGCCGCCGGGCCTTTCGGTGACGGCACGCCCGCATCGCCTGCCCCCATCCCGCCTCCCGCTGCCAAGCCGCGCACCGACCAGCGCAAAGCCTATCTGTACGGCATCGCCACGGTGGCCATCTGGTCCACGGTGGCCACGGCCTTCAAGCTGGCCCTGCGCCAGTTGGACCCGTTGCAGTTGCTGCTGGTGTCCACGGCGGTGTCGCTGCTGGTGCTGGCCGCCATCCTGCTGGTGCGTCACGGATTCGGGGGACTGGTCCGCGAACTGGCGGGGGTGCCCCGGCGCGAACTGTTGCGGGCCGGGCTGTTGGGCGTGCTGAACCCCTTCGTCTACTACATCGTGCTGTTCAAGGCGTATGCGCTGCTGCCCGCGCAGGTGGCCCAGCCGGTAAACTACACCTGGGCCATCACCCTGACGCTGCTCTCCGTGCCGCTGCTGGGGCACCAGGTGACCCGGCGCGAACTGCTGGCCGTGGCCGTGAGCTATGCCGGGGTGGTGGTCATCGCCACGCGGGGCGACGTGGCCGCGCTGGCCGGGGGCAATGTGACCGGGGTGGCGCTGGCGCTGGTGAGCACGGTGATCTGGGCGTTGTACTGGATCGGCAACGCGCGCAGCCCGCTGGAGCCGGTGCTGGGATTGTTCTGCAATTTTGCCGTAGGGTTGCCGCTGGTGCTGGCGGCCACGTGCATTTTTTCCACGCTGCCGCTGCGGGCGGACCTGTTGCCCGGCCTTGCCGCCGCCGCGTACGTGGGCGCGTTCGAGATGGGCATTGCCTTCGTGTTCTGGCTGAAGGCCATGCGGCTGACGGAGTCGGCTGCGCGCATCGGCAACCTGATCTTCTTTTCGCCGTTTCTGTCGCTGGTGTTCATTGCGCTGCTGCTGGGCGAGCGGATACTGCCCACCACGCTGGCGGGGCTTGTGCTCATCGTTGCGGGCAACCTGCTGCAACGCCGGGGGTAG
- a CDS encoding helix-turn-helix transcriptional regulator, translating into MPAITVSEVSMGAHVRTYSRVTAEALALMGRQIRLARKQRRMSEAELAARIGIARSTLQLIEKGHPKVEIGLVFEAAVLVGVPLFVAEPQGLAAQVARVDDKLALLPQSVRKPRGEVQDDF; encoded by the coding sequence ATGCCTGCCATAACAGTCAGCGAGGTTTCCATGGGAGCGCATGTCCGCACCTATTCCCGAGTGACCGCCGAGGCCCTGGCCCTGATGGGCAGGCAGATACGTCTGGCACGCAAGCAGCGCAGGATGTCGGAAGCCGAGTTGGCGGCACGAATAGGCATAGCGCGCAGCACGCTGCAACTCATCGAGAAGGGCCATCCGAAGGTCGAGATCGGGCTGGTTTTCGAAGCTGCGGTGCTTGTGGGCGTGCCGCTGTTCGTTGCCGAGCCTCAAGGGCTTGCCGCGCAGGTCGCGCGGGTGGATGACAAGCTGGCCCTGTTGCCGCAGTCGGTCCGGAAGCCGCGAGGGGAGGTGCAGGATGACTTCTGA
- a CDS encoding type II toxin-antitoxin system HipA family toxin encodes MTSEHVPARHAPATEAFVWIWLPGALEPVVAGRVVLENRLHVFNYGRSYLERPDAIPIYLPELPLEQGAIPPRAPLDMASCLRDGTPDAWGRRVIINRLTGLHGDAASTIDFGELTFMLHSGSDRIGALDFQASATAYTPREQENATLADLLEAAERVDRGEPVPPALDKALFHGSSIGGARPKALIDGDDGKCIAKFSGSNDTYAVVKAEYVAMRLAAMAGLDVAPVRLEKANGKDVLLVRRFDRQPGPNGWVRRAMVSALTMLGLGEMQARYASYQDLAEMVRARFVNPQATLRELFGRMVFNVLAGNTDDHARNHAAFWDGERLELTPAYDICPQARTGREASQAMLIHGDDRRSQLESCRLSASSFLLTDKEARGIINSLVDSIVISWGDACDEAELSAVDRAFLWRRQFLNGYVFDGYADGVPSGL; translated from the coding sequence ATGACTTCTGAGCATGTGCCAGCCCGTCATGCGCCCGCCACGGAAGCTTTCGTGTGGATCTGGCTGCCCGGCGCGCTGGAACCCGTGGTTGCGGGGCGGGTTGTCCTCGAGAATCGGTTGCATGTCTTCAACTACGGTCGTTCCTATCTGGAACGGCCGGACGCCATTCCGATCTATCTGCCGGAACTTCCGTTGGAGCAAGGGGCCATCCCCCCACGGGCGCCGCTGGATATGGCCAGTTGCCTGCGCGACGGAACGCCCGATGCCTGGGGGCGGCGCGTTATCATCAACCGGCTGACCGGGCTTCACGGTGACGCCGCAAGTACCATCGATTTCGGTGAGTTGACCTTTATGCTCCATTCCGGATCGGACCGGATTGGTGCCCTTGACTTTCAGGCTTCTGCGACTGCCTACACGCCGCGCGAGCAGGAAAACGCAACGCTTGCGGATCTGCTGGAGGCCGCCGAACGTGTCGATCGCGGAGAGCCCGTTCCTCCCGCGCTCGATAAGGCGCTGTTTCACGGCAGTTCCATTGGCGGGGCGCGGCCCAAGGCATTGATCGACGGGGACGATGGTAAATGCATCGCCAAATTTTCCGGCTCCAATGACACCTATGCAGTCGTGAAGGCCGAGTACGTGGCCATGCGCCTGGCGGCAATGGCGGGGCTGGATGTCGCGCCGGTACGGTTGGAGAAGGCCAATGGCAAGGATGTGTTGCTTGTCCGGCGGTTCGACCGGCAGCCTGGTCCGAATGGCTGGGTACGCCGTGCCATGGTCTCGGCACTGACCATGCTTGGTTTGGGGGAAATGCAGGCGCGCTACGCAAGTTACCAGGACCTGGCCGAAATGGTGCGCGCGCGTTTTGTCAATCCGCAGGCGACGCTGCGCGAATTGTTCGGGCGCATGGTCTTCAACGTGCTGGCCGGGAATACGGACGATCACGCTCGCAATCACGCAGCCTTTTGGGATGGCGAGCGTCTTGAACTTACCCCCGCGTACGACATTTGCCCGCAAGCGCGCACGGGCCGGGAAGCCAGCCAAGCGATGCTGATCCATGGAGATGACCGCCGCAGTCAGCTGGAAAGCTGCCGACTGTCGGCATCGTCCTTTTTGCTCACCGACAAGGAGGCGCGCGGGATCATCAACAGCCTCGTGGACAGTATCGTGATCTCTTGGGGCGATGCCTGCGATGAGGCGGAACTGAGTGCGGTGGACCGGGCCTTCCTGTGGCGGCGCCAGTTCCTCAACGGGTATGTCTTTGATGGCTATGCCGATGGAGTGCCGTCCGGTCTTTGA
- a CDS encoding molybdopterin biosynthesis protein: MSHTDTSATVATRNIYLETLPIGEAVDRARAALDRTALVRAETVGSHEAAGRVLSTAVYARYSSPTMHSAAMDGIAVRAADTFAAREGHPVVLRRGQTYHPVNTGHPMPEGCDAVVMIEHVAQLDADTVEIEAPAFPWQHVRRIGEDIVATELLFPRNHRLAACDVGALLSGGIWEVQVWERVRMRIIPTGDEVLDFTTRPEPGAGQVVESNSQVLAAMARDMGCIVERIPPVPDNPDTLRAELARSLDDGMHVTVLCAGSSAGSKDFTRQVIAAEGRVLVHGIQAMPGKPSLLGECRGRLVVGAPGYPVSAVVCFDELVAPLVAWMGRTVPADRPSAEVHLTRKVPSKLGVEEFLRLAVGRVGNRLVGTPLGRGAGNITTLSRAQAVARVPALSEGAAEHDVLRARLTVPEAVLDSILVCVGSHDNTLDVLADELMGGERPFRLISTHVGSMGGITALRGGSCHFAGAHLFDPETGDFNFPFLDKYLPDMDVRVVNLAIRHQGLIVAAGNPRNIRSVEDLARGDVRFINRQRGAGTRILLDWHLGQAGIAPSLVQGYDKEEFTHMAVAVNVLTGAADCGLGIHAAARALGLDFVPLARERYDIVIPAAHMDDARVQAVLALLRDERFLKRVEGMGGYETALSGRVMEKGMGLDG; this comes from the coding sequence ATGTCCCATACCGATACGTCCGCCACCGTCGCCACCCGCAACATCTACCTCGAAACCCTGCCCATCGGGGAAGCCGTGGACCGCGCCCGCGCCGCGCTGGACCGCACCGCGCTGGTCCGCGCCGAAACCGTGGGCTCGCACGAGGCCGCCGGGCGGGTGCTGTCCACGGCGGTGTACGCGCGCTATTCCTCGCCCACCATGCACAGCGCGGCCATGGACGGCATTGCCGTGCGCGCGGCGGACACCTTTGCCGCACGCGAAGGCCACCCCGTGGTCCTGCGCCGGGGCCAAACCTATCACCCGGTCAACACCGGCCACCCCATGCCCGAAGGGTGCGACGCGGTGGTGATGATCGAGCACGTGGCCCAGCTGGACGCGGACACCGTGGAAATCGAGGCCCCGGCCTTTCCGTGGCAGCACGTGCGGCGCATCGGCGAGGACATCGTGGCCACGGAACTGCTGTTTCCGCGCAACCACCGGCTGGCCGCCTGCGACGTGGGCGCGCTGCTGTCCGGCGGTATCTGGGAGGTGCAGGTGTGGGAACGGGTACGCATGCGCATCATCCCCACCGGCGACGAGGTGCTGGACTTCACCACCAGGCCGGAGCCGGGCGCCGGGCAGGTGGTGGAATCCAATTCGCAGGTGCTGGCGGCCATGGCCCGCGACATGGGCTGCATCGTCGAACGCATCCCCCCGGTGCCGGACAACCCTGACACCCTGCGCGCCGAGTTGGCCCGCAGCCTGGATGACGGCATGCACGTCACCGTGCTGTGCGCGGGTTCGTCGGCGGGCAGCAAGGACTTTACCCGGCAGGTCATCGCGGCGGAAGGCCGGGTGCTGGTGCACGGCATCCAGGCCATGCCCGGCAAGCCTTCGCTGCTGGGCGAATGTCGCGGACGGCTGGTGGTGGGCGCGCCCGGCTACCCCGTCAGCGCGGTGGTCTGCTTCGACGAACTGGTGGCCCCGCTGGTGGCGTGGATGGGCCGCACCGTACCGGCGGACCGACCGTCAGCCGAGGTGCACCTGACGCGCAAGGTACCCTCAAAGCTGGGGGTGGAGGAATTCTTGCGGCTGGCCGTGGGCCGCGTGGGCAACCGGCTGGTGGGCACCCCGCTGGGACGCGGCGCGGGCAACATCACTACCCTGTCGCGGGCGCAGGCCGTGGCCCGCGTGCCCGCCCTGTCCGAGGGCGCCGCCGAGCACGATGTGCTGCGCGCCCGGCTGACCGTGCCCGAGGCGGTGCTGGATTCCATCCTGGTCTGCGTGGGCAGCCACGACAACACCCTGGACGTGCTGGCCGACGAACTGATGGGCGGCGAGCGGCCCTTCCGGCTCATTTCCACCCACGTGGGCAGCATGGGCGGCATCACCGCGCTGCGCGGCGGCTCGTGCCACTTCGCGGGGGCGCACCTGTTCGACCCGGAAACGGGCGACTTCAACTTTCCCTTCCTGGACAAGTACCTGCCCGACATGGACGTGCGGGTGGTGAACCTGGCCATCCGGCATCAGGGGCTCATCGTGGCGGCGGGCAACCCCAGGAACATCCGGAGCGTGGAAGACCTTGCGCGTGGCGATGTGCGGTTCATCAACCGCCAGCGCGGCGCGGGCACGCGCATCCTGCTCGACTGGCACCTGGGGCAGGCGGGCATCGCCCCTTCACTGGTGCAGGGCTACGACAAGGAAGAGTTCACCCACATGGCCGTAGCCGTGAACGTGCTGACCGGCGCGGCGGATTGCGGCCTGGGCATTCACGCCGCCGCGCGGGCGCTGGGGCTGGACTTCGTGCCGCTGGCGCGGGAGCGGTACGACATCGTGATTCCCGCCGCGCACATGGACGATGCACGGGTGCAGGCCGTGCTGGCCCTGCTGCGGGACGAACGGTTCCTGAAGCGGGTGGAAGGAATGGGGGGGTACGAGACGGCGCTGTCCGGACGGGTGATGGAGAAGGGTATGGGGCTGGATGGGTAA
- the pspF gene encoding phage shock protein operon transcriptional activator has product MHDRTRAAASPALAEAIGQSDAFLAFQEALSRVARVDRPVLLAGERGTGKELAAARLHYLSPRWQGPLVVLDCAALAPTLAEAELFGHEAGAFTGAGARRAGRFERADGGTLFLDEVGNIPPGVQDKLLRVVEYGVLERVGGTQPVRVDARVVAATNADLPAMVARGHFRADLLDRLSFEVLAVPPLRERGDDVVLLARHFAASMAAELDLPDTPDLSPAALAQLLAHPWPGNVRELRNAVERAVARLDDGGMRRDGARPAGRAPRIEHFDLDPFARPWRQGPAVPRSAPATQPPPSTGAMADGAGPRRGPGTVPPTGANPDGACPDGPRPDAPAASSLIAPPLPGVPLPEAIRQLELSALRAALDRARHNRRVAAELLGISYDQFRGLYRRHRQDMEP; this is encoded by the coding sequence ATGCACGATCGCACGCGCGCTGCCGCGTCACCTGCCCTGGCCGAGGCCATCGGCCAGTCGGACGCGTTTCTCGCCTTTCAGGAGGCGCTTTCTCGCGTGGCGCGCGTGGACCGGCCCGTGCTGCTGGCGGGCGAACGTGGCACCGGCAAGGAACTGGCCGCCGCGCGGCTGCACTATCTGTCCCCGCGCTGGCAGGGGCCGCTGGTGGTGCTGGACTGCGCGGCGCTGGCCCCCACCCTGGCCGAGGCGGAACTGTTCGGCCACGAGGCCGGGGCCTTTACCGGGGCCGGGGCGCGCCGGGCCGGGCGTTTCGAGCGGGCAGACGGCGGCACGCTGTTCCTGGACGAGGTGGGCAACATTCCCCCGGGCGTGCAGGACAAGCTGCTGCGGGTGGTGGAATACGGCGTGCTGGAACGGGTGGGCGGCACCCAGCCCGTGCGCGTTGACGCGCGCGTGGTGGCCGCCACCAACGCCGACCTGCCCGCCATGGTGGCGCGGGGGCACTTTCGCGCCGACCTGCTGGACCGCCTGAGCTTCGAGGTGCTGGCCGTGCCCCCCCTGCGCGAACGGGGCGACGATGTCGTCCTGCTGGCCCGCCATTTCGCGGCCAGCATGGCGGCGGAACTGGACCTGCCCGATACGCCGGACCTGTCCCCCGCCGCGCTGGCCCAGTTGCTGGCCCACCCCTGGCCGGGCAACGTGCGCGAACTGCGCAACGCGGTGGAACGGGCCGTGGCCCGGCTGGACGATGGGGGCATGCGGCGAGACGGCGCGAGACCGGCGGGCCGCGCCCCGCGCATCGAACATTTCGACCTTGATCCTTTCGCGCGGCCATGGCGGCAGGGACCGGCAGTCCCCCGTTCCGCCCCGGCCACGCAGCCCCCACCCTCCACGGGGGCCATGGCGGACGGTGCCGGGCCAAGGCGCGGTCCCGGCACCGTACCGCCCACTGGCGCCAATCCGGATGGCGCCTGCCCCGATGGTCCCCGCCCGGACGCTCCCGCTGCGTCGTCTCTCATCGCCCCGCCCCTGCCCGGCGTGCCCCTGCCGGAAGCCATCCGCCAACTGGAACTTTCCGCCCTGCGCGCCGCGCTGGACCGCGCCCGGCACAATCGCCGGGTGGCCGCGGAACTGCTGGGCATCTCCTACGATCAATTCCGCGGCTTGTACCGTCGCCACCGGCAGGATATGGAACCGTAA
- the pspA gene encoding phage shock protein PspA has translation MGIFSRFKDIVSSNISAMLDKAEDPEKLVRLMIREMEETLVELKAGCAASMAEARRVRRELDGVLDQVDRWNRRAELAVTSGREDLAREALLERRRENERADALRRELDEIDALVARTQGDMDVLDEKLAAARDKQRMLVQRHVHARVRRQAREDVRRAASLEVMHRFEELERRVEHMEAEADAVRMPSGSRGGPNGLDAAFADMETREELERELAALRTRVDERAAGSGKGNAAPRHGEVSGTAE, from the coding sequence ATGGGTATCTTTTCGCGATTCAAGGACATCGTCAGTTCCAATATCAGCGCCATGCTGGACAAGGCCGAGGACCCGGAAAAGCTGGTCCGGCTGATGATCCGCGAGATGGAGGAAACGCTGGTGGAACTGAAGGCCGGGTGCGCCGCCAGCATGGCCGAGGCGCGCCGGGTGCGCCGCGAACTGGACGGCGTGCTGGACCAGGTGGACCGCTGGAACCGCCGCGCCGAACTGGCCGTGACCTCCGGGCGCGAGGACCTTGCGCGCGAGGCGCTGTTGGAACGCCGCCGCGAGAACGAGCGCGCCGACGCGCTGCGCCGCGAACTGGACGAGATCGACGCGCTGGTGGCCCGCACCCAGGGCGACATGGACGTGCTGGACGAGAAGCTGGCGGCCGCGCGCGACAAGCAGCGCATGCTGGTGCAGCGCCACGTGCATGCCCGGGTGCGTCGCCAGGCCCGCGAGGACGTGCGCCGCGCCGCATCGCTGGAAGTGATGCACCGGTTCGAGGAACTGGAGCGCCGCGTGGAACACATGGAGGCAGAAGCCGACGCCGTGCGCATGCCCTCGGGCAGCCGTGGCGGCCCCAACGGGCTGGATGCGGCCTTCGCGGACATGGAAACGCGCGAGGAACTGGAGCGCGAACTGGCCGCCCTGCGCACCCGCGTGGACGAGCGCGCGGCCGGTTCCGGCAAGGGCAATGCCGCCCCGCGCCACGGTGAAGTTTCCGGCACTGCGGAGTAA
- the pspB gene encoding envelope stress response membrane protein PspB, translating into MFEELFAVMAQLGPVMMFWFMVLPALVAVLLLAILYRLLRTREGATPAHDDEARMIQEMYRAMGRMEERVEALETLLLDPDGTAGRARHDAGRDAAREQGRE; encoded by the coding sequence ATGTTCGAGGAACTATTCGCCGTCATGGCGCAGCTGGGGCCGGTCATGATGTTCTGGTTCATGGTGTTGCCCGCCCTGGTGGCCGTGTTGTTGCTGGCCATCCTGTACCGCCTGCTGCGCACCCGCGAGGGCGCCACCCCGGCGCACGACGACGAGGCCCGGATGATCCAGGAGATGTACCGGGCCATGGGCCGCATGGAGGAACGGGTGGAGGCGCTGGAAACGCTGCTGCTTGATCCGGACGGCACGGCGGGGCGGGCCCGGCATGACGCCGGGCGCGATGCCGCGCGCGAGCAGGGGAGGGAATGA
- the pspC gene encoding envelope stress response membrane protein PspC, with amino-acid sequence MAGPEDRFDRRSGMGRGGRHCSNGEGRDGNGFDRDGSCRAGWHGGGFRHAGTQQEDAWDGLRGGRDAWQDRGPRTLYRARDGKLMGVCKGLAQHFGMSVFMVRALFVAAALFTGFWPVVGLYVLAGLVMKPRPVLQPANVGERDFYGSYVSSRGEALRRLKEKFDRLEGRIRRMEDVVTRRDFDWDRRFGAQR; translated from the coding sequence ATGGCTGGCCCCGAAGACAGGTTCGACAGGCGTTCCGGAATGGGCCGGGGCGGGCGGCATTGCTCCAACGGTGAGGGCCGCGACGGGAACGGATTCGACCGTGACGGCTCGTGCCGGGCCGGATGGCATGGCGGCGGTTTTCGCCACGCGGGCACGCAGCAAGAAGACGCCTGGGACGGCCTGCGCGGCGGGCGCGATGCCTGGCAAGACCGTGGCCCCCGCACCCTGTACCGCGCCCGCGACGGCAAGCTGATGGGTGTTTGTAAAGGGCTTGCGCAACATTTCGGAATGTCGGTATTCATGGTGCGCGCGCTGTTCGTGGCGGCGGCCCTGTTCACCGGGTTCTGGCCCGTGGTGGGGCTGTACGTGCTGGCCGGGCTGGTGATGAAGCCGCGCCCGGTGCTGCAACCGGCCAACGTGGGCGAGCGCGATTTTTACGGCAGCTACGTGTCCTCGCGCGGCGAGGCGCTGCGCAGGCTGAAGGAAAAGTTCGACCGGCTGGAAGGTCGCATCCGCCGCATGGAGGATGTGGTCACGCGACGAGATTTCGACTGGGACCGCAGGTTTGGCGCACAACGATAG